The following proteins are encoded in a genomic region of Triticum dicoccoides isolate Atlit2015 ecotype Zavitan chromosome 1B, WEW_v2.0, whole genome shotgun sequence:
- the LOC119336989 gene encoding vesicle-associated protein 1-2-like, giving the protein MAASSDLLDVDPPELQFPFELDKQISCPLKMINKTDRTVAFKVKTTTPKKYCVRPNNGVVRPRSTFEVVVTMQAQTVAPPDLQCKDKFLVQSVVVADRLSAKDITPQMFMKQGGNAVEEVRMRVTYVMPTESSLEIAEESDGPQRILVPMQRIADHGRSASELSSGSVSLRSAELGTEVGSPTGPVVRTEELLRAAGHAAETRTYTGPDAQSLELSALITKLTKEKDSALEQNKKLHSELELVRRDASKQGGFSLIFVLVCGLLSIILGYLVKK; this is encoded by the exons ATGGCCGCCTCCAGCGACCTCCTCGACGTCGACCCGCCCGAGCTCCAGTTCCCCT TCGAGCTCGACAAGCAGATCTCCTGCCCCCTCAAGATGATCAACAAGACCGACAGAACCGTCGCCTTCAAG GTTAAGACGACGACCCCCAAGAAGTACTGCGTGCGCCCCAACAATGGCGTCGTGCGGCCGCGGTCCACCTTCGAAGTTGTAG TGACGATGCAAGCCCAGACTGTTGCACCACCAGACTTGCAGTGCAAGGACAAATTCTTGGTGCAAAGCGTGGTCGTCGCCGATCGCTTATCGGCCAAGGACATCACCCCTCAAATG TTCATGAAACAAGGGGGTAACGCTGTTGAGGAGGTGAGGATGAGGGTCACTTATGTGATGCCAACCGAATCGTCGTTAGAGATTGCGGAGGAAAGCGATGGGCCACAGCGTATCTTGGTGCCTATGCAGCGAATTGCGGATCATGGGAGGAGCGCCTCAGAGCTGTCGAGTGGCTCGGTATCCTTGAGATCAGCTGAGCTGGGGACA GAGGTGGGATCACCTACTGGACCAGTTGTAAGGACTGAAGAATTACTGAGGGCTGCAGGACATGCTGCT GAAACAAGAACATATACAGGGCCTGATGCACAGTCCCTTGAG CTGTCGGCTTTGATTACAAAATTGACCAAGGAAAAGGATTCTGCCCTTGAGCAAAATAAAAAGCTTCACAGTGAGTTG GAGCTAGTAAGGCGTGATGCCAGTAAACAAGGAGGATTCTCGCTGATATTTGTACTGGTGTGTGGGCTGCTTAGCATCATTCTGGGCTATCTTGTAAAGAAATGa